The following proteins come from a genomic window of Larimichthys crocea isolate SSNF chromosome XV, L_crocea_2.0, whole genome shotgun sequence:
- the LOC104929152 gene encoding protein-glutamine gamma-glutamyltransferase 2 isoform X1, with amino-acid sequence MDYKQQTMDYKQHTQQNICVFPGTGNDHCRLKYVNFEVAENTISHETQGLSKDILVVRRGKPFKITLMFTSDLWDPRTERLVLEVCLGNMSEKMPVQFSDKCSNPGGWSANIYHGDMHLQSGAIHICSPVLSAVGMYDLFLHIESSYHRRSYAVGSFVLLCNPWLKDDSVYMPQTSKLEEYIKSDYGQLYMGSHLNISMRPWSFGQYEPGVLEACLQLLQVSPQHHSDKNSDYIRRVDPVYISKVICAMVNCNDDLGILKGKWQGTYKDGVKPTEWSGSADILHQWVSSKCRPVRYGQCWVFASVLCTVMRVLGVPSRVVTVFNAAHDGNGNLKIEEYYSTKGEKLSLSKDSIWNFHVWVECWMRRPDLGEEFDGWQVVDPTPQEKSAGIYSCGPCPVAAILQRDLGTPYDTGFVYASVDADIIRLIVRNGQVVGRMEDTKSVGQMICTKSVNSDKPENLTESYKREKIPMMGSFAYEPMPMMMSSACEPNAMRMRCKALEVKEEMSAGLEVSLSINGEPTVGEEIALCVTVTNYSSGSRVLMEHLSAQVKGYNSSPQESFWKTHKEVHIKPGQALMLQHTILPSQYESVLAGDDIVNVAVVIKDVRTKERVLAAQEFSISSPKITIEIEGGDSVHMKKDCTAQVFFINTFKKTLNGAVLTVEGSGLLQGKQEARLAVLQPGDKIEKKVSIMANSPGTKVLMATFSHSNSPSVVCRGFQKVSVTTD; translated from the exons ATGGACTACAAGCAACAGACAATGGACtacaagcaacacacacaacaaaacatctgtg TTTTTCCAGGCACTGGAAACGACCACTGCCGCCTGAAGTATGTCAACTTTGAGGTTGCTGAAAACACCATTTCACATGAGACGCAGGGCCTCAGCAAAGATATCCTGGTGGTGCGACGAGGGAAACCATTCAAAATCACTCTGATGTTCACCAGTGACTTGTGGGATCCTCGCACCGAGCGCCTGGTCCTGGAGGTTTGTCTAG GCAATATGTCAGAAAAGATGCCAGTCCAGTTTTCTGACAAGTGTTCCAATCCCGGTGGATGGTCAGCCAATATCTACCATGGCGACATGCATCTTCAGTCAGGTGCCATCCACATCTGCTCCCCTGTTCTATCCGCAGTGGGTATGTATGATCTCTTTCTCCACATAGAGAGCAGTTATCACAGAAGGAGCTACGCGGTGGGATCATTTGTGCTGCTCTGCAACCCTTGGCTGAAAG ATGATTCTGTGTACATGCCACAGACTTCCAAGCTAGAGGAGTACATCAAGAGCGACTATGGGCAGCTGTACATGGGCAGCCATTTAAACATTAGTATGCGACCCTGGTCATTTGGTCAG TATGAGCCTGGAGTCCTAGAGGCAtgtctgcagctcctgcaggtcAGCCCACAGCACCACAGTGACAAAAACAGTGACTACATTCGACGAGTAGACCCTGTCTACATCAGCAAGGTGATCTGTGCTATG GTGAACTGTAATGATGACCTGGGTATTCTAAAGGGGAAGTGGCAGGGGACCTATAAAGATGGTGTCAAGCCTACAGAGTGGAGTGGCAGCGCTGACATCCTTCACCAGTGGGTCTCGTCCAAATGCAGGCCTGTGCGCTATGGGCAGTGCTGGGTCTTTGCGTCTGTCCTCTGCACAG tgATGAGGGTGCTTGGGGTTCCTTCCAGGGTCGTGACAGTCTTTAACGCCGCCCATGATGGTAATGGCAACCTGAAAATCGAAGAATATTACTCGACCAAGGGGGAAAAGCTCAGCCTGTCAAAAGACAGCATTTG GAACTTTCATGTGTGGGTGGAGTGCTGGATGAGGAGACCAGATCTTGGTGAAGAGTTTGATGGTTGGCAGGTAGTGGATCCGACCCCCCAAGAGAAGAGTGCAG GTATATACAGCTGTGGCCCTTGCCCAGTAGCTGCCATCCTGCAGCGTGACCTAGGCACCCCCTATGACACCGGGTTCGTCTATGCCTCTGTTGATGCTGACATCATACGGCTGATTGTGCGCAATGGACAGGTGGtggggaggatggaggacaCGAAGTCAGTGGGACAGATGATTTGCACCAAAAGTGTCAACTCGGATAAACCAGAGAATCTGACAGAGAGTTATAAGCGTGAGAAAA TACCAATGATGGGGAGCTTTGCATATGAACCAA TGCCAATGATGATGAGCTCGGCATGTGAACCAA ACGCAATGCGTATGCGGTGCAAAGCACTAGAAGTGAAAG AGGAAATGTCAGCTGGCTTGGAGGTGTCCCTAAGCATCAATGGGGAGCCAACAGTTGGTGAAGAAATTGCCTTGTGCGTGACGGTCACAAACTACTCAAGTGGCTCCAGGGTCCTGATGGAGCACCTCAGCGCTCAGGTGAAGGGGTACAACAGCAGCCCACAGGAGAGCttctggaaaacacacaaagaagtgCACATAAAGCCAGGTCAAG CTTTAATGCTCCAACacaccatccttccctctcAGTATGAGTCAGTCCTGGCAGGTGATGACATTGTGAACGTGGCAGTGGTGATAAAGGACGTGAGGACCAAAGAAAGAGTCCTGGCTGCACAGGAATTCAGCATAAGCTCACCAAAGATTACTATTGAG atTGAAGGAGGGGACAGCGTCCACATGAAGAAGGATTGCACAGCCCAGGTGTTCTTTATCAATACATTTAAGAAAACTCTGAATGGAGCTGTCCTGACTGTAGAGGGATCTGGCTTGTTACAGGGCAAACAAGAGGCCAG ACTGGCTGTCCTGCAGCCAGGAGACAAAATAGAGAAGAAGGTGTCCATCATGGCCAATTCACCTGGCACTAAAGTGCTGATGGCCACTTTCTCACACAGCAACAGCCCAAGCGTCGTTTGCAGGGGCTTCCAGAAAGTCTCTGTCACGACTGACTGA
- the LOC104929152 gene encoding protein-glutamine gamma-glutamyltransferase 2 isoform X2 — translation MDYKQQTMDYKQHTQQNICGTGNDHCRLKYVNFEVAENTISHETQGLSKDILVVRRGKPFKITLMFTSDLWDPRTERLVLEVCLGNMSEKMPVQFSDKCSNPGGWSANIYHGDMHLQSGAIHICSPVLSAVGMYDLFLHIESSYHRRSYAVGSFVLLCNPWLKDDSVYMPQTSKLEEYIKSDYGQLYMGSHLNISMRPWSFGQYEPGVLEACLQLLQVSPQHHSDKNSDYIRRVDPVYISKVICAMVNCNDDLGILKGKWQGTYKDGVKPTEWSGSADILHQWVSSKCRPVRYGQCWVFASVLCTVMRVLGVPSRVVTVFNAAHDGNGNLKIEEYYSTKGEKLSLSKDSIWNFHVWVECWMRRPDLGEEFDGWQVVDPTPQEKSAGIYSCGPCPVAAILQRDLGTPYDTGFVYASVDADIIRLIVRNGQVVGRMEDTKSVGQMICTKSVNSDKPENLTESYKREKIPMMGSFAYEPMPMMMSSACEPNAMRMRCKALEVKEEMSAGLEVSLSINGEPTVGEEIALCVTVTNYSSGSRVLMEHLSAQVKGYNSSPQESFWKTHKEVHIKPGQALMLQHTILPSQYESVLAGDDIVNVAVVIKDVRTKERVLAAQEFSISSPKITIEIEGGDSVHMKKDCTAQVFFINTFKKTLNGAVLTVEGSGLLQGKQEARLAVLQPGDKIEKKVSIMANSPGTKVLMATFSHSNSPSVVCRGFQKVSVTTD, via the exons ATGGACTACAAGCAACAGACAATGGACtacaagcaacacacacaacaaaacatctgtg GCACTGGAAACGACCACTGCCGCCTGAAGTATGTCAACTTTGAGGTTGCTGAAAACACCATTTCACATGAGACGCAGGGCCTCAGCAAAGATATCCTGGTGGTGCGACGAGGGAAACCATTCAAAATCACTCTGATGTTCACCAGTGACTTGTGGGATCCTCGCACCGAGCGCCTGGTCCTGGAGGTTTGTCTAG GCAATATGTCAGAAAAGATGCCAGTCCAGTTTTCTGACAAGTGTTCCAATCCCGGTGGATGGTCAGCCAATATCTACCATGGCGACATGCATCTTCAGTCAGGTGCCATCCACATCTGCTCCCCTGTTCTATCCGCAGTGGGTATGTATGATCTCTTTCTCCACATAGAGAGCAGTTATCACAGAAGGAGCTACGCGGTGGGATCATTTGTGCTGCTCTGCAACCCTTGGCTGAAAG ATGATTCTGTGTACATGCCACAGACTTCCAAGCTAGAGGAGTACATCAAGAGCGACTATGGGCAGCTGTACATGGGCAGCCATTTAAACATTAGTATGCGACCCTGGTCATTTGGTCAG TATGAGCCTGGAGTCCTAGAGGCAtgtctgcagctcctgcaggtcAGCCCACAGCACCACAGTGACAAAAACAGTGACTACATTCGACGAGTAGACCCTGTCTACATCAGCAAGGTGATCTGTGCTATG GTGAACTGTAATGATGACCTGGGTATTCTAAAGGGGAAGTGGCAGGGGACCTATAAAGATGGTGTCAAGCCTACAGAGTGGAGTGGCAGCGCTGACATCCTTCACCAGTGGGTCTCGTCCAAATGCAGGCCTGTGCGCTATGGGCAGTGCTGGGTCTTTGCGTCTGTCCTCTGCACAG tgATGAGGGTGCTTGGGGTTCCTTCCAGGGTCGTGACAGTCTTTAACGCCGCCCATGATGGTAATGGCAACCTGAAAATCGAAGAATATTACTCGACCAAGGGGGAAAAGCTCAGCCTGTCAAAAGACAGCATTTG GAACTTTCATGTGTGGGTGGAGTGCTGGATGAGGAGACCAGATCTTGGTGAAGAGTTTGATGGTTGGCAGGTAGTGGATCCGACCCCCCAAGAGAAGAGTGCAG GTATATACAGCTGTGGCCCTTGCCCAGTAGCTGCCATCCTGCAGCGTGACCTAGGCACCCCCTATGACACCGGGTTCGTCTATGCCTCTGTTGATGCTGACATCATACGGCTGATTGTGCGCAATGGACAGGTGGtggggaggatggaggacaCGAAGTCAGTGGGACAGATGATTTGCACCAAAAGTGTCAACTCGGATAAACCAGAGAATCTGACAGAGAGTTATAAGCGTGAGAAAA TACCAATGATGGGGAGCTTTGCATATGAACCAA TGCCAATGATGATGAGCTCGGCATGTGAACCAA ACGCAATGCGTATGCGGTGCAAAGCACTAGAAGTGAAAG AGGAAATGTCAGCTGGCTTGGAGGTGTCCCTAAGCATCAATGGGGAGCCAACAGTTGGTGAAGAAATTGCCTTGTGCGTGACGGTCACAAACTACTCAAGTGGCTCCAGGGTCCTGATGGAGCACCTCAGCGCTCAGGTGAAGGGGTACAACAGCAGCCCACAGGAGAGCttctggaaaacacacaaagaagtgCACATAAAGCCAGGTCAAG CTTTAATGCTCCAACacaccatccttccctctcAGTATGAGTCAGTCCTGGCAGGTGATGACATTGTGAACGTGGCAGTGGTGATAAAGGACGTGAGGACCAAAGAAAGAGTCCTGGCTGCACAGGAATTCAGCATAAGCTCACCAAAGATTACTATTGAG atTGAAGGAGGGGACAGCGTCCACATGAAGAAGGATTGCACAGCCCAGGTGTTCTTTATCAATACATTTAAGAAAACTCTGAATGGAGCTGTCCTGACTGTAGAGGGATCTGGCTTGTTACAGGGCAAACAAGAGGCCAG ACTGGCTGTCCTGCAGCCAGGAGACAAAATAGAGAAGAAGGTGTCCATCATGGCCAATTCACCTGGCACTAAAGTGCTGATGGCCACTTTCTCACACAGCAACAGCCCAAGCGTCGTTTGCAGGGGCTTCCAGAAAGTCTCTGTCACGACTGACTGA